One genomic region from Lycorma delicatula isolate Av1 chromosome 1, ASM4794821v1, whole genome shotgun sequence encodes:
- the capt gene encoding adenylyl cyclase-associated protein 1 isoform X2 → MSVAAYNNIIQGPLSSYLSLSSQIGGDVALHAKLVREAFQTQLQYIQLAASRAAPSSKSEEMQLLQPTSQKIQAIQDLREKNRASPHFNHLSAVSESIPALGWVTVSPAPAPHVKEMNDAGQFYTNRVLKDWKQKDQKHVDWAKAWVETLSELQKYIKQHHTTGLVWSGTKSGGGAPPPPPPGCPPPPPVLPQLGDLTLDDSANDRSALFAEINQGENITRNLKKVTADMQTHKNPGLRSGPAPFKAPASTGAPTTALVKPPANKPPVFARDGKKWLVEHQHKNQNLIIDEAEMNNVVYMYGCTESTLTVKGKLNSVFLDSCKKSAVVFDSLVSSIEFVNCQSVQMQVLGKVPTISIDKTDGCQIYLSKDSLEVEIISSKSSEMNVLVPKANGDFAEFPVPEQFKTTVKPTGLTTVAIESKG, encoded by the exons AACACAATTACAATATATTCAGTTAGCTGCTAGTAGAGCAGCTCCCTCTTCTAAGTCAGAAGAGATGCAGTTGTTGCAGCCAACTTCACAGAAGATTCAAGCCATACAAGATCTTAGAGAAAAAAACCGTGCCTCGCCTCATTTTAACCACCTTAGTGCAGTTAGTGAAAGTATACCTGCTCTTGGTTGGGTGACTGTG agtccAGCACCAGCACCACATGTGAAGGAAATGAATGATGCTGGCCAATTTTATACGAATAGAGTTTTAAAGGATTGGAAGCAGAA gGATCAGAAACATGTTGATTGGGCAAAGGCTTGGGTAGAGACGTTATCAGAGTTACAAAAATACATCAAACAACATCACACAACTGGTCTAGTTTGGTCTGGAACAAAAAGCGGTGGTGGTGCccctccaccaccaccaccagGTTGTCCACCTCCACCACCAGTGCTTCCACAACTTGGTGACCTTACACTTGATGATTCTGCTAATGATAGATCTGCATTATTTGCTGAAATTAATCAAGGAGAAAACATAACTAGAA ATTTGAAGAAGGTTACTGCTGATATGCAAACACATAAAAACCCTGGGCTCAGGTCTGGTCCAGCTCCATTTAAAGCTCCTGCATCTACAGGAGCCCCTACAACAGCTCTTGTTAAACCTCCTGCAAATAAACCACCTGTTTTTGCTAGGGATGGAAAGAAGTGGCTTGTT gaacatcaacataaaaatcagaATCTAATTATTGATGAGGCAGAAATGAACAATGTTGTTTATATGTATGGCTGTACAGAGTCTACTCTTActgtaaaaggaaaattaaattctgtttttcttgACTCATGTAAAAAATCTGCAGTTGTTTTCGACTCCTTAGTATCATCAATTGAATTTGTCAACTGTCAATCTGTTCAAATGcag gTACTAGGTAAAGTACCAACAATTTCAATAGACAAAACAGATGGATGTCAGATTTATCTTAGTAAAGATTCATTGGAAGTTGAAATAATTAGCTCAAAATCATCAGAAATGAATGTTCTTGTTCCTAAAGCAAATGGTGACTTt gctGAGTTTCCTGTGCCTGAACAATTCAAGACGACTGTGAAACCAACTGGACTGACTACAGTAGCTATTGAGAGCAAAGGCTAA